In the Deferribacter desulfuricans SSM1 genome, CAGGACAACTCTTCATCAGGTAAAAATCCATCTATACCTGGTTCCATTTCCAAAATATAACCTCTTCTAACTCTAGCTACAATCTGGCCAGAAGCTTTTTCACCTTTTTTATACTTCTTATCTACACTAAGCCAAGGATCTTCTGTTTTATCCTTAATACTGATCTCAACCTTTTGATTTTCTGGATCAAGGTTAATAATAACCCCTTCTACTTTATCATCTATTTCTAAAAACTGATTTGGATGTCTTACTCTACCCCAGCTTATATTTTCCCTCTTTAAAAATGCATCAACTGGGCCAAGATCCACAAACACACCGTAATTTTTAATACTTTTCACCCTACCCTTTACAAGGTCACCTACTTTTGCAGTTTCAAAGAAATGTTTTTTCTCCTCCTCTGCAACCTCTTGCATATAAATTTTTCTTGAAGCTAAAAAGGATTTATCTCTTTTGTTAATTCTTAAAATTTTTACATTGAATACCTTGCCGATGTAGTATTCATCATCCCTTTGTTTATGCATATATTCCATGTGCCCATCAGGGATAAACCCTTCTACCGTTTTGAAAACAACTTTAAACCCTTTTTCCACCTTCTCTAAAATCTTTACAGGGATATATTTACCTTTTTCATGAGCTTCTAAAACATCGCTCCAGTCTTTCTTCTGATCAAGGACTCTTTTCGAAAGCCAGATCCTTGCACCACCTCCAGTGATACCAACAACCATAACCTCTACTTCATCGCCAACCTTAACAGTCAGCTCTCCATCTTCTAAAAAATCCTCTTTATTTGCAAAACCTTCAGATTTATAACCAAAATTTATTAACACATGGCTATCTGTAATCTGGACAACCTGCCCCTTTACAATAGCC is a window encoding:
- a CDS encoding S1 RNA-binding domain-containing protein, producing the protein MSENEKKIGETEIEDFETLLEQSLATPQKGAIVKGQVVQITDSHVLINFGYKSEGFANKEDFLEDGELTVKVGDEVEVMVVGITGGGARIWLSKRVLDQKKDWSDVLEAHEKGKYIPVKILEKVEKGFKVVFKTVEGFIPDGHMEYMHKQRDDEYYIGKVFNVKILRINKRDKSFLASRKIYMQEVAEEEKKHFFETAKVGDLVKGRVKSIKNYGVFVDLGPVDAFLKRENISWGRVRHPNQFLEIDDKVEGVIINLDPENQKVEISIKDKTEDPWLSVDKKYKKGEKASGQIVARVRRGYILEMEPGIDGFLPDEELSWLKKSNVKLNVKDVVEGQVLDIDQKNKKVVISLKLLTDNPWNTLKEKHPEGSAIKGKIKNITDFGLFVDFGSFIDGLIRKEDISWTEEIEDLNERFKVGDEVEAKILKIDEKRERVSLGIKQLEKNPWKEIDKILPKGKVVEAPVTFVGKDYVEVELPRGIKGVIEARELDENRVLPEDVAKVGDTLKAVVIGHNAKEKKVYLSRKKYLLDSEKREVKEFLKQLETKETSGFSLGNVLKDKLKDIKE